From the genome of Aphelocoma coerulescens isolate FSJ_1873_10779 chromosome 26, UR_Acoe_1.0, whole genome shotgun sequence, one region includes:
- the LOC138098954 gene encoding omega-hydroxyceramide transacylase-like — MATAGLCGCDVDEMKEYVLSALKTTLWGFCPGGRILGILRGALRKFLPPNAHELVSGKLHIVLTRVHDWRTVTVSEFASKEELIQAVTCSCFIPLYFGLCPPTYRGVRYVDGEVAMWTADFVSRTTITISAFAGEYDICPKDGPAAFLTFQLADSILQISKMNICRLYHIFKLPSREAMDRFYIQGYQDTVSFLKRLRDFQVDYFEGFTLSLANESRQKGEETLHVKPQLRVLHSRATDHEDDSKENPGIGQAADEEE, encoded by the exons ATGGCTACAGCTGGATTGTGTGGATGTGATGTGG aTGAGATGAAGGAGTATGTCCTCAGTGCTCTGAAAACTACtctctggggtttttgcccCGGAGGAAGGATACTTGGAATCTTAAGGGGTGCCTTACGCAAATTCCTGCCTCCAAATGCCCACGAGCTGGTGTCTGGGAAGCTGCACATTGTCCTCACCCGCGTGCACGACTGGAGAACTGTGACAGTGTCTGAGTTTGCCTCGAAGGAGGAGCTGATTCAG GCCGTGACGTGCAGCTGCTTCATCCCGCTGTATTTTGGGTTGTGCCCTCCAACGTACCGTGGGGTG CGCTATGTGGATGGCGAGGTGGCCATGTGGACAGCTGACTTCGTGTCCCGCACCACCATCACCATCTCTGCCTTCGCTGGAGAATACGACATCTGCCCCAAGGACGGCCCTGCTGCCTTCTTGACCTTCCAGCTCGCTGACTCTATCTTACAGATCTCAAAAATGAACATCTGCCGCTTATACCATATTTTTAAGCTTCCCTCACGTGAG GCCATGGACCGCTTTTATATCCAGGGCTACCAGGACACGGTCTCCTTCCTGAAAAGACTGA GGGATTTCCAGGTGGATTACTTCGAGGGCTTCACGCTTTCCTTGGCCAATGAATCACGTCAGAAAGGTGAGGAGACCCTGCACGTGAAGCCACAACTGAGAGTTCTTCACTCCAGAGCCACGGATCATGAGGATGACTCCAAAGAGAATCCAGGGATTGGCCAGGCAGCCGATGAAGAGGAATAG